AGCTGGTGGACAAGATCGAGGCGCAGTTCGACCGGCTGGGCTACTCGCTGTGGGCGCTGGAGGTGCGGGAGAGCGGGGAGTTCATCGGCTTCACCGGGCTCGCGCTGCAGACGTTCGAGGCGCCCTTCCTGCCCGCGGTGGAGATCGGCTGGCGGCTGGCGCGACCGGCCTGGGGGCACGGGTACGCGATCGAGGCCGCCAGGCGGGCCGCCCGGTACGCCTTCGAGCAGGCCGGGCTCGACGGCATCATCTCGATGACCGCCGTGTCGAACGTGCGCTCCCAGGCCGTGATGCGGCGGCTCGGCATGACCAGGGACCCGGCCGAGGACTTCGACCATCCACGGGTGCCGGAGGACAGCCCGCTCCGGCGCCACGTCCTCTACCGGCTCAGACGCTCGTGAGCCGGCTCACGCGCTCCCGTAAGCCGGCTCACGCGGCGCTCAGCGCGTACAGGACGTCGCGCAGGGACGGCTCGCGCTCGCGCATCCACACCAGCCGCAGCGCGAGCGCCGGCGCCTGGAGGTCCAGCTCCACCAGCGCCCCCGACTCCACGTCCGCCCCCAGGGCGAAGTCCGGCAGCAGCGCCGCCCCGAGCCCCTGCCTGGACCACTCGCGGGCGGTGGCGATGCTGGTCAGCTCCCTGCGCGGCACCCCCGTGCCGAACACCTGATCGGCCGCCAGCCGGATCGAGCAGCCGGGCGGGCTGACGAGCAGGGGCGCCCGATCGCCGTCCGGCGCCGCGACCAGCGACAGCCGGACCTCGCCCAGATCGAGGTGATCCATCCCGGCGGGCCGGTCGAACCCCAGCCCGCCCACCCGGTCGCCCAGATCCAGCAGCAGCGCCGCGTCCAGCCGGCCGCCCGCCACCGCCTCCAGCAGCGGCTGCCTGGTCAGCGACTCGACGCTCACGTCCAGGTCGGGGCGGCGCGCCTCCAGACGGCGGATCACGGCGGGCAGCTTGGCGGCGGCCAGCATCTCCAGCGCGCCGATCCGCACCCTGCGGCGCGCGCCCGTCACAGCCCGCCGCACCTCCTCGGCGTGGTCGAGCAGCGCCTGCGCCCTGGCCAGCAGCACGCCGCCCGGCTCGGTCAGGCGCATGCCGCGCGGGGTGCGTTCGAAGAGCGCGACGCCGAGGCCCGCCTCCAGCCGGCGCACCTGCTCCGACACCGAGGCGGGGGCCAGCCCCAGCCTGTCGGCCGCCGCCGTGACGGAGCCGGACGCGGCCACCGCCACGAACCCCCTCAACTGCCGCAACTCCACGCCTGCCAGCATACGGCTTTCCCGAACGCTCCCCCAGGCCCCGCCTGTTGAGCCACCGGGCCGCGTTTCAGCAGGCTGAGGGCCATGTTCGGTTTCTCCCTCGCCTACTTCCTGGTGATACTCGACACCACGGTCCTGACGATCGCGCTGCCCGACCTGCACGCCTCGCTCGGCGGTTCGCTGGCCGGCCAGCAGTGGGCGG
The nucleotide sequence above comes from Nonomuraea gerenzanensis. Encoded proteins:
- a CDS encoding GNAT family N-acetyltransferase: METERLIMRRWREADREPFAAMNADPEVMEHFPAPLTRAQSDELVDKIEAQFDRLGYSLWALEVRESGEFIGFTGLALQTFEAPFLPAVEIGWRLARPAWGHGYAIEAARRAARYAFEQAGLDGIISMTAVSNVRSQAVMRRLGMTRDPAEDFDHPRVPEDSPLRRHVLYRLRRS
- a CDS encoding LysR family transcriptional regulator, with the protein product MELRQLRGFVAVAASGSVTAAADRLGLAPASVSEQVRRLEAGLGVALFERTPRGMRLTEPGGVLLARAQALLDHAEEVRRAVTGARRRVRIGALEMLAAAKLPAVIRRLEARRPDLDVSVESLTRQPLLEAVAGGRLDAALLLDLGDRVGGLGFDRPAGMDHLDLGEVRLSLVAAPDGDRAPLLVSPPGCSIRLAADQVFGTGVPRRELTSIATAREWSRQGLGAALLPDFALGADVESGALVELDLQAPALALRLVWMREREPSLRDVLYALSAA